Proteins from a single region of Hydrogenispora ethanolica:
- a CDS encoding alkaline phosphatase family protein: MPLLLVFIDGFGLGAATDSNPFVTAEMPFIRSLFSGNPLVKETVGEGIQTADWLLLPTDTTMGVAGIPQSATGQTAFLSGINAARITGRHIHGFPTRALREILEQHSLFKVMNDNGRRAVFANTFTEEYFDTVKKGKWRHSATTTAALAGGCRLLMIPELLRGAAVYQDITNEMLREKGYAVPLYEPEEAARHLLGLAQQQDFTLFEYFQTDRCGHAQDRDWAHLILNRLDRFLGTIIAGRDETLSVLVVSDHGNIEDLSVKSHTFNPVPTFVFAENWLPFRSILTLTDIYDSVLETMGISIINEAF; the protein is encoded by the coding sequence ATGCCGCTGTTATTAGTGTTTATTGATGGGTTTGGCCTCGGAGCGGCGACTGACTCGAACCCGTTCGTCACGGCGGAGATGCCTTTTATCCGGAGCCTGTTTTCCGGAAACCCATTGGTCAAGGAAACGGTGGGAGAAGGAATCCAGACCGCAGATTGGTTGCTCCTGCCGACCGATACCACCATGGGTGTGGCGGGGATTCCCCAAAGCGCCACGGGGCAGACTGCTTTTTTATCCGGAATTAACGCCGCGCGAATTACCGGCCGGCACATTCACGGCTTCCCCACCCGGGCATTGCGAGAGATTCTGGAGCAACATAGTCTCTTTAAGGTGATGAACGATAACGGTCGCAGGGCGGTATTTGCCAATACCTTTACCGAAGAATATTTTGATACCGTAAAAAAAGGAAAGTGGCGGCATTCGGCAACTACCACTGCGGCGTTGGCCGGCGGCTGCCGGTTGTTGATGATACCGGAGCTGTTGCGCGGCGCGGCGGTGTATCAGGATATCACCAATGAAATGTTACGAGAGAAAGGTTATGCGGTGCCGCTTTACGAGCCGGAAGAAGCCGCCCGCCACTTGCTGGGCTTGGCGCAACAGCAGGATTTTACATTATTCGAATACTTTCAGACCGATCGTTGCGGACATGCGCAGGACCGGGATTGGGCACACCTGATCTTGAACCGTTTGGACCGGTTCCTTGGGACAATCATCGCGGGCAGGGATGAAACTTTATCCGTATTAGTCGTGAGTGATCACGGTAATATCGAGGATCTCTCGGTCAAGAGCCATACCTTCAACCCCGTTCCCACTTTCGTTTTCGCCGAAAATTGGCTGCCGTTTCGATCGATTCTCACCCTGACGGATATTTATGATTCAGTCTTGGAAACGATGGGAATTTCGATTATCAATGAGGCTTTTTAA
- a CDS encoding DUF421 domain-containing protein translates to MDWLFLLRFLLKPVAIYIIALAVVRWMGKRALGTLSLFDLVIMAGIGDVIVVVGLEQRVPFERGVLILAMLGGLEWLFSMLSFRSRFFAGLLEGKPTVLVKNGELLEANLAKEHISKADLYQELRKEGVARLSQVSQAVLEACGKFSVILKEEDDPVPVQQLLVEVGALRRELQELKVMITSKES, encoded by the coding sequence ATGGACTGGTTGTTTTTACTTCGTTTTTTGCTTAAGCCGGTGGCAATCTATATTATTGCGCTCGCGGTGGTCCGTTGGATGGGCAAACGTGCCCTTGGGACCCTGAGCCTGTTCGATCTGGTCATTATGGCCGGAATCGGGGATGTCATTGTGGTGGTCGGCCTGGAACAGCGCGTTCCTTTCGAACGGGGCGTACTCATCCTGGCGATGTTGGGGGGATTGGAATGGCTCTTCTCGATGCTTTCCTTCCGTTCCCGATTTTTTGCCGGATTGTTGGAAGGAAAACCGACCGTGCTGGTGAAAAACGGTGAGTTACTCGAAGCGAATCTGGCCAAAGAACATATTTCCAAGGCCGATCTCTATCAGGAATTGCGTAAAGAGGGAGTGGCCCGCCTTTCCCAGGTCTCGCAGGCCGTCTTGGAGGCATGCGGGAAATTTAGCGTTATTCTGAAGGAAGAAGACGATCCAGTCCCTGTTCAACAGCTTTTAGTCGAAGTCGGCGCGCTCCGGCGCGAGTTGCAAGAATTGAAAGTCATGATCACTTCCAAGGAGAGCTAA
- a CDS encoding CvpA family protein: MTWVDWLIGGVFAFFIFQGYRKGFVQQLFDLLGGVLALVLAFYFYATIGNYLESILHFSAALCQIIGFILLVVAIGGAVSFIGKHWRAVQKNEPITLIDSGVGALFGGFKAAVILIIVLLCLMALPWDLLHSPVETSSFANDLLRLAPLFYVVQDNSLPQDMPRLVVSPEGLQLRKLNGRELAGAICIACGHKVEYRGLVRAGLSSYPQTYCPNCHRVSDGCLTFEGYHMINGTCPYERFGSLGVVDCKVWPNPEPTTVKGKCPVCGRTQ; the protein is encoded by the coding sequence GTGACCTGGGTCGACTGGTTGATTGGCGGAGTTTTTGCTTTTTTTATATTTCAAGGTTATCGAAAGGGATTTGTCCAGCAACTATTCGATCTATTAGGCGGCGTACTGGCCTTGGTTCTGGCTTTTTATTTCTATGCCACGATTGGGAATTATCTTGAAAGCATCCTGCATTTTTCGGCAGCACTCTGCCAGATTATCGGTTTTATTCTGCTAGTGGTCGCGATCGGCGGTGCGGTGAGCTTTATCGGCAAACACTGGCGGGCAGTCCAGAAAAATGAGCCCATAACGTTGATCGATAGTGGCGTCGGCGCCCTTTTCGGCGGTTTTAAGGCGGCGGTCATTTTGATTATTGTCCTTTTATGCTTGATGGCCTTGCCTTGGGACCTGCTTCACAGTCCGGTCGAAACATCCAGTTTTGCCAATGATCTTTTGCGGCTGGCTCCATTGTTCTATGTGGTTCAGGACAACTCTTTACCTCAGGACATGCCCAGGTTGGTTGTATCGCCCGAAGGCTTGCAATTGCGGAAATTAAACGGTCGAGAGCTAGCGGGTGCCATTTGTATCGCCTGCGGCCACAAAGTAGAATATCGCGGCTTGGTTCGGGCCGGATTATCTTCTTACCCCCAAACATACTGCCCCAACTGTCACCGAGTCAGCGACGGCTGTCTTACGTTCGAAGGCTATCATATGATTAACGGGACCTGCCCATACGAACGCTTCGGCAGCCTGGGAGTTGTTGACTGCAAAGTCTGGCCCAATCCCGAACCGACGACCGTCAAGGGAAAATGCCCTGTTTGTGGGCGGACCCAGTAG
- a CDS encoding cell division protein ZapA yields MANYLNWMGIVLIHFTQQIFLRGVAMLERKNDESENKQYIVRLMGEEYLIRGNDNREYVDTIASYLDDIFKSIASNNPKLNKSQIAVLAALKVADEIHKLRQEYQYLDRLLAEAE; encoded by the coding sequence ATGGCCAATTATCTGAACTGGATGGGCATCGTTCTCATTCATTTCACGCAGCAAATTTTTCTCCGGGGTGTGGCAATGCTCGAACGGAAGAATGATGAGTCAGAAAATAAACAGTATATCGTCAGGTTAATGGGCGAAGAATACTTGATTCGCGGCAATGATAACCGCGAATACGTCGATACAATCGCTTCGTATCTTGATGATATTTTTAAGAGTATCGCCAGTAATAATCCGAAATTGAACAAATCCCAAATTGCTGTGTTGGCTGCCTTGAAAGTGGCGGATGAAATCCATAAATTGCGTCAAGAATATCAGTATCTCGATCGCTTGCTGGCGGAGGCTGAGTAA
- the pheT gene encoding phenylalanine--tRNA ligase subunit beta produces the protein MRVSLEWLREYVSFQLNAAELAEKLTMSGIAVEAIEDQAEQYRDMIVAQVVQLSKHEQADNLLIVKVATDQGQQQVITAAKNLKTGDLVPLALPGATLPDGKEITEVNFKGVLSQGMLCSGAELGLEKESSGIWVFESGFVPGTPVAEALGATDQILVLELTANRSDCLGMIGVAREVAAVLGGEMVPSSTTVKEEGTPVEGRLSIEIRDPDLCPRYIGRIVTGVKIEPSPQWMQRRLQAAGVRPINNVVDITNYIMLEYNQPLHAFDYDRIAEHAIIVRRALDGEKLLTLDDVERQLEAGELLIADPRGPLCVAGVMGGASSEVRSDTVNILFEAAYFAPRSIRKTASKLGMKTESSFRFERGIDPNGTLTAMNRAMHLIELLGAGTVAKGYIDQYPQSIEPVTIHTSAKAINQWLGTALSPAEIRNYLERVRFSVLEPQAGQFEVTVPTYRPDVSFTADLAEEVARLYGYDLIPATIPESRQPGGLTPLQRFEVECRSCLQGIGLSEIKTYSLYAKNVSERLQLPGNDPLSRTVDLLVPLSEEQAAMRTNLIHSMLECMAFNAKRRQSNLAFFELARIYRPKSGEILPEEPLHLSVGLMGQLRENGWNQSRAEVDFYDLKGILEALFARLHLPQITLERSAQPFLHPGQAAEILVKGTSVGWFGQVHPDVAAEYGLTKKAFVMELDLSLLAPLRESEIVFEALPKFPALERDLALVLPKAVPAAEVAAKIETITKHLVERVELFDVYQGEQVPEGMRSLAFKLVYRSKERTLTDVEVNQLQTELLTALNQAYGAMVRA, from the coding sequence ATGCGTGTTTCATTAGAATGGCTGCGGGAATATGTATCCTTCCAGTTGAATGCGGCTGAATTGGCCGAGAAATTAACGATGTCCGGGATTGCGGTGGAGGCTATTGAAGACCAGGCTGAACAGTACCGCGATATGATTGTGGCCCAAGTGGTTCAATTATCAAAGCACGAGCAAGCCGATAATCTATTGATCGTAAAGGTTGCGACCGATCAGGGCCAACAGCAAGTGATTACCGCCGCGAAAAACTTGAAAACCGGGGATTTGGTGCCATTGGCCTTGCCGGGCGCCACCTTGCCGGATGGGAAAGAGATCACTGAAGTCAACTTTAAGGGAGTGCTCTCCCAGGGGATGCTCTGCTCCGGCGCTGAGTTGGGATTGGAGAAAGAATCGTCGGGAATCTGGGTTTTTGAGAGCGGATTTGTCCCCGGCACTCCGGTAGCGGAGGCATTGGGCGCAACCGACCAGATTCTGGTATTGGAGTTGACCGCCAACCGCTCGGACTGCTTGGGAATGATCGGCGTGGCCCGGGAAGTTGCGGCGGTTCTGGGGGGTGAAATGGTCCCCAGCTCTACGACGGTGAAAGAAGAAGGCACGCCGGTAGAGGGCAGGCTTTCCATCGAGATCCGCGATCCCGACCTTTGTCCGCGGTATATCGGGCGGATCGTGACCGGAGTCAAGATCGAACCTTCGCCGCAGTGGATGCAGCGCCGGTTGCAGGCCGCCGGAGTGCGCCCGATCAATAACGTGGTGGACATCACCAATTATATTATGTTGGAATACAACCAACCCTTGCATGCTTTTGATTACGATCGCATCGCCGAACACGCCATCATTGTTCGGCGAGCGCTGGATGGTGAAAAACTGCTGACACTGGATGATGTGGAGCGGCAGCTTGAGGCCGGAGAATTGTTGATCGCCGATCCCCGGGGACCGCTCTGCGTGGCTGGAGTCATGGGCGGCGCAAGCAGTGAAGTCCGGAGTGATACGGTGAATATTTTGTTTGAGGCGGCGTATTTCGCACCGCGCAGCATTCGGAAGACCGCAAGCAAGTTGGGGATGAAGACCGAATCTTCCTTCCGTTTTGAACGGGGAATCGATCCCAATGGCACCTTAACCGCGATGAATCGGGCCATGCACCTCATTGAATTGCTGGGAGCCGGGACCGTGGCCAAAGGATATATCGATCAATATCCGCAATCCATCGAACCTGTGACCATCCATACCTCGGCCAAGGCGATCAACCAGTGGCTCGGCACTGCGTTGAGTCCGGCAGAGATCCGCAATTATCTGGAGCGGGTCCGTTTTTCGGTGCTAGAACCTCAAGCCGGGCAATTTGAAGTCACGGTGCCGACTTATCGGCCGGATGTGTCATTCACTGCGGATTTGGCGGAAGAAGTAGCCCGACTTTACGGTTACGATCTTATTCCGGCCACAATTCCGGAGAGTCGCCAACCGGGGGGCCTTACCCCTTTGCAACGGTTTGAGGTCGAATGCCGTTCCTGTTTGCAGGGAATCGGGTTATCGGAGATTAAAACATATAGTTTATATGCGAAAAACGTTTCCGAGCGTTTACAACTTCCGGGGAACGATCCCTTGTCTCGGACCGTGGATCTATTGGTGCCCTTGAGCGAAGAGCAAGCGGCGATGCGAACCAACCTCATTCATAGCATGCTGGAATGCATGGCATTCAACGCCAAACGCCGCCAGTCCAATTTGGCCTTCTTTGAACTTGCCCGAATCTATCGGCCGAAATCCGGAGAAATCTTGCCGGAGGAACCGCTCCATCTCAGCGTTGGTCTGATGGGTCAGTTGCGGGAGAATGGCTGGAACCAGTCCCGGGCGGAAGTCGATTTTTACGATTTGAAAGGGATCTTGGAAGCGTTGTTCGCCAGGTTGCATTTACCCCAGATTACACTGGAGCGTTCGGCCCAACCTTTTCTGCATCCCGGTCAGGCGGCGGAGATTCTCGTGAAAGGAACGTCCGTCGGCTGGTTCGGTCAAGTTCATCCGGATGTTGCCGCCGAATACGGTCTCACCAAAAAAGCCTTTGTCATGGAGCTGGATCTATCTTTATTGGCTCCGTTGCGGGAGAGCGAGATTGTTTTCGAAGCGCTACCAAAGTTCCCGGCTTTGGAACGGGACCTGGCATTGGTTCTCCCGAAAGCTGTTCCTGCCGCGGAAGTGGCCGCGAAGATCGAAACGATCACCAAACATCTGGTGGAACGGGTCGAACTTTTCGATGTCTATCAAGGAGAGCAAGTTCCGGAAGGAATGCGGAGTTTGGCCTTTAAATTAGTATATCGCTCCAAGGAACGGACGCTGACGGATGTGGAGGTCAATCAACTCCAAACCGAGCTGCTGACGGCGTTGAATCAGGCATACGGAGCCATGGTGCGGGCTTAG
- the pheS gene encoding phenylalanine--tRNA ligase subunit alpha: MKEQLEKLRQEALAELAQAVQSTALNEIRVKYLGKKGSLTAILRGMGALSPEERPVIGELANEVRQQIEAAIAERGDNLAKQEQQTRLAAEEIDILLPGRRPSLGHPHPIQLVMDEIAEIFIGLGFSIAEGPEVEKDYYNFEALNLPKDHPARDMHDSLYITPEVLLRTHTSPVQIRTMEQQYPNPFRVIAPGRVYRRDALDATHSPMFTQIEGMVVDEGITFGDLKGTLEVFAQRMFGSDRKVRFRPSYFPFTEPSAEVDVSCGCGGKGCRVCKGTGWLEIMGAGSVHPLVLKMSQYDPERFTGFAFGMGAERIAMLKYDIRDIRVFYENDLRFLAQF, from the coding sequence ATGAAAGAGCAGCTGGAAAAGTTACGCCAGGAAGCTTTGGCGGAGCTCGCGCAAGCGGTCCAGAGTACGGCGTTGAATGAAATTCGCGTCAAATACTTAGGCAAAAAAGGATCGCTTACTGCCATTTTGCGGGGGATGGGAGCCTTGTCCCCCGAAGAGCGGCCGGTCATTGGGGAACTGGCCAACGAAGTCCGCCAGCAGATTGAAGCGGCCATCGCCGAGCGCGGTGACAATTTGGCAAAACAAGAACAACAAACCCGATTGGCGGCTGAGGAAATCGATATACTGCTGCCCGGACGTCGGCCAAGCTTGGGACATCCGCACCCCATTCAACTGGTGATGGATGAGATTGCCGAGATCTTCATCGGCCTGGGTTTCTCGATTGCCGAGGGGCCCGAGGTCGAAAAAGACTATTATAACTTTGAGGCTTTAAACCTGCCCAAAGACCATCCTGCCCGGGATATGCATGACTCCCTGTACATCACGCCGGAAGTACTGTTACGGACCCATACGTCTCCGGTCCAGATTCGAACGATGGAACAGCAATATCCCAACCCGTTCCGGGTGATCGCTCCCGGACGGGTCTACCGTCGCGACGCATTGGACGCCACCCATTCGCCGATGTTCACCCAGATTGAAGGGATGGTCGTGGATGAAGGCATTACCTTCGGCGATCTAAAAGGGACTCTGGAAGTCTTTGCGCAACGGATGTTTGGAAGCGACCGTAAGGTTCGTTTTCGTCCCAGTTATTTCCCGTTCACCGAACCCAGCGCCGAGGTCGACGTTTCCTGTGGTTGCGGCGGCAAGGGTTGCCGGGTATGCAAAGGGACCGGCTGGTTGGAGATCATGGGAGCGGGCTCGGTTCATCCACTGGTCCTCAAAATGTCCCAATATGATCCGGAACGATTCACCGGGTTTGCCTTCGGCATGGGAGCTGAACGGATCGCGATGTTAAAATACGATATTCGTGATATCCGCGTCTTTTATGAGAACGATCTGCGCTTTTTAGCACAATTCTAA
- a CDS encoding YqzL family protein — protein sequence MKLSAEFFWRVFETTGSITAYLIYREIVRTTLS from the coding sequence GTGAAGTTATCGGCTGAATTTTTTTGGAGGGTCTTTGAGACGACCGGTTCCATCACCGCCTACTTAATTTACCGTGAGATTGTGCGGACGACATTAAGTTAA
- a CDS encoding TrmH family RNA methyltransferase, translating into MITSNSNSTIKLVKSLHHKKGRDEHKLFLAEGIHLVQEALQAGWKVQFYLWTAKLGESVEGRELLERLQTVAPGYEVNEAVFKGAAETESPTGIIAVLPLPAPVEFDLSDVSLGLIVDGVQDPGNIGTIIRTAWASGIRKLIFTPKTADPYQGKVVRSSMGGIFNVRIFRNEPPGSIIAAAGQKRIQVVAGDVRADRTYFEADLTVPTLILIGSEGRGIAPDWENFSIQNVLIPQPGKAESLNVAVSAGILIYEALRQRLNMDTCKS; encoded by the coding sequence TTGATTACCAGCAACTCGAATTCCACGATAAAATTGGTAAAGAGTTTACACCATAAAAAGGGCCGGGATGAGCATAAGCTATTTCTGGCCGAAGGAATCCATCTGGTCCAGGAAGCTTTACAGGCCGGATGGAAAGTCCAGTTTTATTTATGGACAGCCAAGTTAGGGGAGAGCGTCGAAGGCAGAGAGCTGCTCGAACGGTTACAAACTGTCGCGCCTGGATATGAGGTGAACGAAGCGGTATTCAAGGGGGCGGCTGAAACCGAAAGCCCAACCGGAATTATCGCCGTGCTTCCCTTACCAGCACCGGTGGAATTCGATTTGTCCGATGTAAGCCTGGGACTGATTGTGGACGGGGTTCAAGATCCGGGAAACATCGGGACGATCATTCGGACTGCTTGGGCCAGCGGCATCCGTAAATTGATTTTTACTCCAAAAACCGCCGATCCCTATCAAGGCAAAGTCGTTCGCTCCAGCATGGGTGGAATCTTTAACGTCAGGATCTTCCGCAATGAGCCTCCGGGCAGTATCATTGCCGCGGCGGGACAGAAACGGATTCAGGTGGTAGCCGGCGATGTGCGGGCGGACCGGACCTATTTTGAGGCGGATTTGACAGTGCCGACGCTCATTCTGATCGGTAGTGAAGGGAGGGGAATAGCGCCGGATTGGGAAAATTTTTCCATCCAAAATGTTCTGATCCCCCAGCCTGGAAAGGCGGAATCATTGAATGTAGCTGTGTCGGCGGGAATTTTAATCTACGAAGCGCTCCGACAGCGGTTGAATATGGATACTTGTAAAAGTTAG
- a CDS encoding M48 family metallopeptidase, whose translation MLRKRWPLFMALLLLVLMVSGSTIRAESVFDNISLGLEKEIGYLNYETILATKEPVQLPSVENRRLQAVFHRLTETSRRKGEIQYHLTVVEDPAVNAFALPGGYVFVNTGLLEVVQSDDELAGVLGHELAHVECRHSIKAITRSVGMTAVATAALGSGEGSSRETLSRMANLSILLLQLGYSRDAEYEADKLGVQMMREAGYSKNKFLNFWRRDEAANDSGRTARFYEFFSTHPLTSERIKRIESM comes from the coding sequence ATGCTTCGGAAACGATGGCCGCTCTTTATGGCGCTCCTGCTCCTGGTACTGATGGTTTCCGGATCCACCATCCGGGCCGAATCCGTCTTCGACAATATTTCGCTCGGCCTGGAAAAAGAGATTGGGTATCTTAATTATGAAACCATTCTGGCGACCAAAGAACCGGTTCAGTTACCATCCGTCGAGAATCGCCGATTGCAGGCCGTCTTTCACAGATTGACCGAGACTTCCCGCCGCAAGGGCGAGATCCAGTACCACCTGACGGTGGTGGAAGATCCGGCGGTGAATGCTTTTGCGCTGCCCGGAGGATATGTCTTTGTCAACACCGGCTTGCTGGAGGTCGTTCAAAGCGACGATGAGTTAGCGGGGGTGCTGGGTCACGAACTGGCTCATGTGGAATGCCGGCATAGCATCAAGGCGATCACCCGTTCCGTGGGGATGACGGCAGTCGCTACGGCGGCCCTGGGGTCCGGCGAGGGTTCAAGCCGCGAAACTCTTTCTAGAATGGCCAATCTTTCCATCCTCCTCCTGCAGCTTGGCTACAGTCGCGATGCCGAGTATGAGGCGGACAAGTTGGGAGTTCAGATGATGCGGGAAGCCGGATACAGCAAAAATAAGTTTCTCAATTTTTGGCGGCGGGACGAGGCTGCCAATGATTCCGGACGAACGGCGCGGTTTTATGAATTCTTCTCCACCCATCCGCTCACTTCGGAACGGATCAAGCGGATCGAGAGCATGTAA
- a CDS encoding M48 family metallopeptidase: MNRNSFRYWVWLIGLFILFAVPTWGASQPSMALLAINNYSGVDKVSGGKLVRLVDEEFAKAVKKQAEIRFIDEEATANLLKNKGLDSYYEAANLCTNRDYSRMTTRIGVDQLAILEINGYSEIRREKSKKAFQLLLGLRLIAKDGSETYYSGEGFSEGKPEAAFTNSMTQLLSNCFGVGSTDFNAGNIRSFDAPVLGNRASKVYHLLDTHHGPQESVRENFNSRTEAEQRGYRPCPICFPDYKSFDYADRALEESLGAEGCGTIEYYYRVEQNPQLIAWLERVAAPLFKVSYRKNVDFKFRILDTKEVNAFCSPNGYIYVTKGLIDIVESDSEMAMVIAHEMGHLEKKHAVIRYRQAITAAFLASIFIAVNNNNNNNQAANVLAVVMAELVLRGYSRDQENEADEVAVAHLKQAGLDYRVYHTLMGRFIDMRQAKITAINKIFATHPAPEKRIENLDQFLQSYDKLQAQLDTGF; the protein is encoded by the coding sequence ATGAATCGGAATTCATTTCGTTACTGGGTGTGGTTGATCGGGTTATTCATCCTGTTTGCCGTTCCAACTTGGGGCGCGAGCCAACCGAGCATGGCTCTTTTAGCCATCAACAACTACAGCGGGGTTGATAAAGTCAGCGGCGGCAAACTGGTCCGGCTCGTGGATGAAGAGTTCGCCAAGGCCGTTAAGAAACAGGCGGAAATTCGTTTCATCGATGAGGAAGCCACGGCCAATCTTTTAAAAAACAAGGGACTCGACAGTTATTATGAAGCCGCCAACCTTTGTACCAACCGGGATTACAGCCGGATGACCACGCGGATCGGCGTCGATCAACTGGCGATTTTGGAGATTAACGGGTATAGCGAGATCCGGCGGGAAAAGTCCAAAAAAGCTTTTCAGCTTTTGCTGGGATTGCGGCTGATCGCGAAGGACGGTTCGGAGACCTATTATAGCGGCGAGGGTTTCAGCGAGGGGAAGCCGGAGGCCGCCTTCACCAACTCGATGACTCAATTGCTCAGCAATTGTTTTGGGGTGGGGAGCACCGATTTCAATGCCGGCAATATCCGTTCTTTCGACGCGCCGGTTCTTGGAAACCGGGCCAGTAAGGTATATCACTTGCTCGACACCCATCACGGGCCTCAGGAGTCGGTGAGGGAAAATTTCAATAGCCGGACCGAGGCCGAACAGCGCGGTTACCGCCCCTGCCCCATCTGTTTCCCGGATTATAAGAGTTTCGACTATGCGGACCGGGCGTTGGAAGAATCGCTGGGCGCCGAAGGGTGCGGGACCATCGAATATTATTACCGGGTGGAACAGAATCCGCAGCTCATCGCTTGGCTGGAACGGGTGGCGGCGCCGTTATTCAAGGTCAGTTACCGCAAGAATGTGGATTTCAAGTTTCGGATCTTGGATACCAAGGAAGTCAATGCGTTTTGCTCGCCCAATGGTTATATATATGTGACCAAAGGGTTGATCGACATCGTCGAGTCCGATAGCGAGATGGCCATGGTGATTGCCCATGAGATGGGCCATCTTGAAAAGAAGCATGCCGTCATTCGCTACCGGCAGGCCATTACAGCCGCATTCCTCGCTTCCATCTTTATCGCGGTCAATAATAACAACAATAATAACCAGGCCGCCAATGTGCTGGCGGTGGTCATGGCCGAACTGGTCTTGCGCGGTTACTCCCGGGATCAGGAGAATGAAGCGGATGAGGTAGCTGTGGCCCACCTGAAACAGGCGGGATTGGATTACCGAGTCTATCATACGCTGATGGGACGATTCATCGACATGCGCCAAGCCAAAATTACGGCCATTAACAAGATCTTCGCCACTCATCCCGCTCCGGAAAAACGGATTGAGAATCTCGATCAGTTTTTACAGTCTTATGACAAGCTCCAAGCTCAGCTGGACACGGGTTTTTAA
- a CDS encoding D-2-hydroxyacid dehydrogenase, with the protein MRRLVLCCFKPGSISYYACVPPEVPQRLADGGFDFRYVETPEQFLDDLPQAEIAIAAVFRKEWLTQAPRLKWVASYAAGRERIPERELREAGIQVTFGRFHGRIMAETVLGMMLFTARGLGTAYRLQKTVQWCDTVLHGRVWTLRDQTCLIMGLGHIGQHVARLTKALGMYNIGIKRVAGGTYPDVDRVVALEDFRTVLPQADHLVLILPHVAATDRLIGRAELELMKPGAALYNVGRGNCLDETALYQALREQKIAWAALDVFEAEPLPMESPLRELDNILILPHSSAFASEYYGLFFREFLEDWEAYRKNAPEE; encoded by the coding sequence ATGAGACGATTGGTGCTTTGCTGCTTTAAACCCGGCTCCATCAGTTACTACGCCTGTGTACCGCCGGAGGTTCCGCAACGCCTGGCGGACGGCGGTTTTGACTTCCGGTATGTGGAGACTCCGGAACAATTTTTAGACGATTTACCGCAGGCGGAGATCGCGATCGCGGCAGTCTTCCGGAAAGAGTGGCTGACCCAAGCTCCCCGGTTAAAATGGGTGGCTTCCTATGCTGCGGGCCGGGAACGCATTCCCGAACGGGAACTGCGGGAGGCCGGGATCCAGGTGACTTTCGGCCGGTTTCACGGCCGGATTATGGCCGAGACGGTACTGGGAATGATGCTCTTCACCGCCCGGGGGCTGGGAACGGCCTACCGGTTGCAGAAGACGGTGCAATGGTGTGATACGGTGCTGCACGGACGGGTTTGGACGCTGCGCGACCAGACCTGCCTGATCATGGGGCTGGGCCATATCGGCCAACATGTGGCCCGGCTTACCAAGGCTTTGGGAATGTATAACATCGGGATCAAACGGGTGGCGGGCGGGACCTACCCCGATGTCGACCGGGTGGTTGCTCTGGAAGATTTCCGGACCGTGTTGCCCCAAGCCGATCATCTGGTGTTGATCCTGCCGCATGTCGCGGCGACCGATCGCTTGATCGGCCGGGCCGAGCTGGAATTGATGAAGCCCGGCGCCGCTCTTTATAATGTGGGCCGCGGCAACTGCCTGGACGAGACTGCTCTTTATCAAGCCTTGCGGGAGCAAAAGATCGCCTGGGCCGCGCTGGATGTATTCGAGGCGGAACCCTTGCCAATGGAGAGCCCCCTCCGGGAACTGGACAACATATTGATCCTCCCGCATTCCTCGGCATTTGCGTCCGAGTATTATGGACTGTTTTTCCGGGAGTTTCTAGAGGATTGGGAGGCATACCGGAAAAACGCGCCTGAAGAGTGA